One part of the Corynebacterium sp. CNCTC7651 genome encodes these proteins:
- the smpB gene encoding SsrA-binding protein SmpB, whose product MAKKKKTKTGNSGVLATNRKARHDYTILDTWETGIVLVGTEIKSLREGKASLTEAFATIDNGEVWLRNLHIPEYSMGHWTNHTPRRTRKLLMHRREIDSLEGKLRDGNRTLVSLSLYLKDGRAKIELGLAQGKQDYDRRQDIKRRTEDREIARDLGRKFKGIKA is encoded by the coding sequence ATGGCCAAGAAGAAGAAAACCAAAACCGGAAACTCCGGCGTCTTGGCAACCAACCGCAAGGCCCGGCACGATTACACCATCCTGGACACCTGGGAGACTGGCATCGTGCTCGTGGGCACAGAAATCAAGTCCTTGCGGGAGGGCAAGGCGTCGTTGACAGAGGCGTTTGCCACCATCGACAACGGCGAGGTGTGGCTGCGCAACCTGCACATTCCTGAGTACTCGATGGGGCACTGGACCAACCACACCCCACGCCGCACACGCAAGCTGCTGATGCACCGCCGCGAGATTGATTCGCTGGAGGGCAAGTTGCGCGACGGCAACCGCACCCTAGTTTCGCTCTCGCTGTACCTGAAGGACGGCCGCGCGAAAATTGAGCTCGGGCTTGCTCAAGGTAAGCAGGATTACGACAGGCGCCAGGACATCAAACGCCGCACCGAGGACCGCGAAATCGCCCGCGACCTGGGACGCAAATTCAAGGGAATCAAAGCCTAA
- a CDS encoding NAD-dependent succinate-semialdehyde dehydrogenase: MSNQYRVQNPWTNEIVETFDFLTDEQVEEVLAKSAEAFKTWRNTSIEERAEIVGKAAQLLKERATELAQIAAEEMGKPIPEGEWEMNFSGDIMQFYADNAPEHNAPKNVDVPGGKAVVRRLPLGTILGIMPWNYPIYQIARFAGPNLMNGNCILLKHAEITPKSGAAFEQILKDAGLPEGVFINIYATHDQIETIIGDPRVQGVSLTGSERAGAKVAEIAGRNLKKCVLELGGTDPYIILDSADIKASAQEAWDKRVHNAGQACTSNKRIIVMDDIYDEFVDAMVEIAEGYSKGDPRTPGENEYFPMSSRRAAEILKDQIDRSVAAGATLRTGAEIDDTTAYFSPAVLTDLPVGSEPYYEEFFGPVAEIYKVSSIDEAVELANNSYQGLGGAVFSQDVEKATEVADQIDTGMIHVNLGQYFSAVLPFGGVKRSGFGRELSVFALDEFVNKQYRYIND; this comes from the coding sequence ATGTCCAACCAGTACCGAGTGCAGAACCCGTGGACCAACGAGATCGTAGAGACCTTTGACTTCCTGACCGATGAGCAGGTTGAGGAGGTGCTGGCGAAGTCTGCGGAGGCATTCAAGACCTGGCGCAACACGTCCATCGAGGAGCGCGCTGAGATTGTGGGCAAGGCCGCGCAGCTGCTCAAGGAGCGCGCTACCGAGCTGGCGCAGATCGCTGCGGAGGAGATGGGTAAGCCAATCCCCGAGGGCGAGTGGGAGATGAACTTCTCCGGCGACATCATGCAGTTCTACGCGGACAACGCTCCGGAGCACAACGCGCCGAAGAACGTCGACGTCCCAGGCGGCAAGGCTGTGGTCCGCCGCTTGCCGCTGGGCACCATCCTGGGCATCATGCCGTGGAACTACCCGATCTACCAGATCGCACGTTTCGCCGGCCCGAACCTCATGAACGGCAACTGCATCCTGCTCAAGCACGCCGAGATCACCCCGAAGTCCGGTGCTGCGTTCGAGCAGATCCTGAAGGATGCCGGCCTGCCGGAGGGCGTGTTCATCAACATCTACGCCACCCACGACCAGATCGAGACGATCATCGGTGACCCGCGCGTGCAGGGTGTCTCGCTCACCGGTTCCGAGCGCGCTGGTGCGAAGGTGGCAGAGATCGCCGGCCGTAACCTGAAGAAGTGCGTGCTCGAGCTCGGCGGCACCGACCCGTACATCATCCTGGACTCCGCGGACATCAAGGCATCCGCACAGGAGGCGTGGGACAAGCGCGTCCACAACGCTGGCCAGGCTTGCACCTCCAACAAGCGCATCATCGTCATGGACGACATTTACGACGAGTTCGTTGACGCAATGGTGGAGATCGCTGAGGGATACTCCAAGGGTGACCCGCGCACCCCGGGCGAGAACGAGTACTTCCCGATGTCCTCCCGCCGTGCGGCCGAGATCCTCAAGGACCAGATCGACCGCTCCGTGGCTGCAGGTGCAACCCTGCGCACCGGTGCAGAGATCGACGACACCACGGCGTACTTCTCCCCGGCTGTGCTGACCGACCTGCCGGTTGGTTCCGAGCCGTACTACGAGGAGTTCTTCGGCCCGGTGGCGGAGATCTACAAGGTTTCCTCCATCGACGAGGCTGTGGAGCTGGCAAACAACTCCTACCAGGGCCTCGGCGGCGCCGTGTTCTCCCAGGATGTCGAGAAGGCAACGGAGGTTGCGGACCAGATCGACACCGGCATGATCCACGTCAACCTCGGCCAGTACTTCTCCGCAGTCCTGCCGTTCGGTGGTGTCAAGCGCTCTGGCTTCGGCCGCGAGCTCTCCGTCTTCGCGCTCGATGAGTTTGTGAACAAGCAGTACCGCTACATCAACGACTAA
- the ftsX gene encoding permease-like cell division protein FtsX produces the protein MNVGFIFKEGVKGLGRNITMTIALVITTALSLALVGAGIMISQATAATKDLYLDRVEVMVELDEETSAADTDCSSEACREVRDTLQKDDRVEQVTFRSRQQSYERFVELFKDSEPDLVRETSPDALPAALHVRLKDPSDTAPIDAVASLPQVTVVTDQADTVRGAANTMDTFRNVTWLVAAAQGLAALFLIVNMVQLAAFNRREQISIMRMVGASRWFTQAPFVLEAVLSVFAGAVLATLLVWVAKRSVADPMLAQLYSSQLIARVPDAAVWTVMPLVGLGAMVIGGIAAQVALRSYVRK, from the coding sequence ATGAACGTTGGCTTTATTTTCAAAGAGGGCGTGAAGGGCCTCGGCCGTAACATCACCATGACCATTGCTTTAGTGATCACCACGGCGCTGTCGCTGGCGCTGGTGGGGGCCGGCATCATGATTTCTCAGGCCACCGCGGCCACGAAGGACCTGTACCTGGACCGCGTGGAGGTGATGGTGGAGTTGGACGAGGAGACTTCGGCCGCCGACACCGATTGCTCCAGCGAGGCGTGCCGCGAGGTGCGCGACACGCTGCAGAAGGATGACCGGGTGGAGCAGGTGACGTTCCGCTCCCGCCAGCAGTCCTATGAGCGCTTTGTGGAGTTGTTCAAAGACTCGGAGCCGGATCTGGTGCGCGAAACCAGCCCGGACGCACTGCCGGCAGCGCTGCACGTGCGGTTGAAGGACCCCTCCGACACGGCACCGATCGACGCAGTTGCCTCGCTGCCCCAGGTAACTGTGGTGACTGATCAGGCGGACACCGTGCGCGGCGCGGCGAACACCATGGATACTTTCCGCAACGTTACCTGGCTGGTCGCCGCGGCACAGGGGCTTGCGGCACTGTTCCTGATTGTGAACATGGTGCAGCTAGCAGCGTTCAACCGGCGCGAGCAGATCAGCATCATGCGCATGGTGGGTGCCTCGCGCTGGTTTACGCAGGCGCCGTTCGTGCTTGAGGCGGTGCTTTCAGTCTTTGCCGGCGCGGTGTTGGCAACGCTGCTGGTGTGGGTGGCCAAGCGCTCTGTGGCGGATCCGATGCTGGCGCAGCTGTACTCCTCGCAGCTCATTGCCCGCGTGCCGGATGCCGCGGTGTGGACTGTCATGCCGCTGGTGGGGCTGGGTGCGATGGTGATCGGCGGTATTGCGGCCCAGGTGGCACTTCGTTCCTACGTGCGGAAGTAG